GGCCACATGTGTGAATCGCCAGTGAGACTGCGCTAGATCCAACGCACGCTCCATAACCGCCTCATACTCCGAGTTTGAGCAGGGCCAGGGCAGCGGGGCCGTGAGCATGGGCAAATTGGCGGCGTGCGCTTGCGCTTCCACAAGCTCACGGCGGACTCCGTGCATCGCGACGCGGTCGAACCGGGCGTTCATGGTGGTGAGCAACCCCACGACCTCCAGGTGCGGCGACTGGCGCAGGACATGCAGCGCCCACGCGGAGTCTTTGCCGCTGCTCCAGGAGAGGAGTACGCGGTTGCGCGGTGTCGCCTCTGAGGCTCGATGGGTATCTTGTGGTGCGGATTGGCGTCTCATATTGAACCTGATGAACGTGGACTGAGCGTGTGATCGAGCCGGGTTGCCCGGCTTGCGTGCCTGTGCACCACCGTCACGCCGACCAGTAACGCCGGCGGTTACGGTTGCCGCCCGCAGCCTCGAGCTGACGCGCACGAAAGGCATACGACACGAAGATCGGTTGTGCCGGCGCTTCGCAGCCGTCCGAACCGCCGGTGAGCGGGCGTGTTGTACCCGGCGTGACGCCACCCACGGCTTTCGACTTCTACGCCAGCTTGCGGCGGCGTTCCAGCAGCCACTTCATCGGACACCAGTCTGTGAACCCGCTCTGGAGCAGGTTGATCCCGACGAGCAGTGTTACTACCAGCCACCAGCGATTCACCAGCAGCGCGGCGAGAACCGTTGCCGTGACCGCCACTCCTGCGATAAGGCGCAGGCTTCGTTCCACATACATCCTCTTACCCCTTTCGGTTTCTCGCTCCGATCGTTACGCGGCGGCGCCGGACTGGCGGCGCTTCATGCCGAAGTAGAGGACCGGCACGGTGAAGCGTGATATGAGAGTTGATGCGACTTCGCCCGCCATCAGCGAGATCGCAAGGCCCTGGAATATCGGGTCGAACAGGATTACGGATGAACCGACTATCACGGCGGCCGCAGTCAGCAGCATGGGTCGAAATCGCGTAACACCGGCATCGATGACGGCCTGTTCGAGCGGCATTCCCTGGCGCAGTCGAAGATCGATGAAGTCGACGAGAATGATTGAGTTCCGAACGATGATGCCGGCTCCCGCGATAAACCCAATCATCGACGTCGCGGTGAAGAACGCTCCCAGCGCGGCATGCGCCGGCAGTATGCCGATGAGCGTCAGTGGGATTGGAGCCATGATCACGAGTGGCGTTGTAAAGGACTGAAACCAGCCTACCACCAGAATGTAGATGATGACCAGAACGCCCGCAAAGGCTATTCCGAGGTCACGGAACACCTCGTAAGTGATCTGCCATTCGCCGTCCCATTTCATGGAGAGGTGGTCCGTGGAGCGCGGCTGACGAATGGAGAGGATGTTCATGCGCGCGCCACCCGGAAAGCGAAGCGCGGCCAGCCTGGGATTCATGGCCAGGATGGCATAAACCGGGCTCTCCTGCCGGCCCGTGACGTCACCGGTGACGTAGATCACCGGCAGCAGGTTCTTGCGGTACCTGCTGGTATCGGCGGCGATCCGGCGCGCGTGGACGAGTTCTCCAAGCGGTACCATGGATCCGTTGGATCCGGCCACGTTGAGGCTCTCCAGTGCAGCAATGCCGCTTCGATCGTTCCGGCTCAACCGAACATCCAACGGCACGTCCTCACGCGCTTCCGGGTCGTGTGCCAGCCCCACTTCCTGGCCGCCGAGCGCCAGCTGCAGTGTCTGCGCAATTTCGGCAGAGTCGACTCCGCTCAGCGCCGCCTTCTCGCGGTCCACGTGGAATTGCCAGGTAGGTTGGGCATCGTCCACCGTCCAGTCCACATCCGTGACGCCGGCAGTTGTGGTGAATATCTGTTTGATGCGCGCCGCGGCGGCGAGCCTGGATTCGGCGGTTGGCCCGTAGACCTCCGCGACCAGTGTTTCCTGCACCGGCGGACCCGGCGGTACTTCGGCAACCTTCACCCGCACACCCCAATTCCGCGCGATGCGAGCGATATCGGGCCGTATGCGCTTGACGATATCATGGCTGCCGGCCCTGCGGTCGGCCTTCGGCACGAGGTTCACCTGGATGTCTGCTTGCCATGCCTTATCCCTCATGTAATAGTGGCGAACGAGGCCGTTGAAGTTGAATGGCGATGATGTGCCGATGCTGAGTTGGTAGTTGCTTACCTCTGGAATGCGCGCCACGTAGTCGCCAAGAGCGCGGGCAGCCGCTGCAGTCTGCTCCAGAGTTGTGCCGTTGGGCATATCCACGATGATCTGAAACTCGTTCTTGTTATCGAAGGGGAGCATTTTAACGATCACCGATTTGGTGAAGAGCAGCGCAACCGCTCCGACCATCAGCAGACCGACCAGTGTGAAGAAGGCAAGCCGCGCGCGCGTCGACCTCAGAAGCGGAACCATAATGGCGCGATAGAGTCGCGTGAGCCGATCCGTTCTATCTTCCTCTCGCCCTGGCGCTTCCATCCTCGGCGGTTCGTGGGTTGGGCTTTTGTGAAGCAGGCGGTACGCGGCCCAGGGCGTCACGATAAACGCCACAGCAAGCGAGAAGAGCATGGCGGCCGAGGCGCCGACCGGAATGGGACGCATATATGGGCCCATCAAGCCTCCGACCATTGCCATCGGCAAAATCGCGGCGATAACCGTAAACGTAGCCAGTATCGTGGGATTGCCGACTTCATCCACCGCACGGACGGCGGCCGCGATTGGGCTGGCGTGAGTGCCGGCGGGCATCCGGTAGTGCCGCACGATGTTCTCTACCACCACAATCGCATCATCCACGAGGATACCAATGGAGAATATGAGTGCAAAGAGCGTGATCCGGTTCAGCGTGTAGCCATAGAGGTAGAAGACCAGCAGCGTCAGCGCCAGTGTCACCGGAATGGCGATCGCCACCACGAGCGACTCCCGTATACCGAGGACAACTGCGATGAGCAGCGTCACGGAGACCACGGCGATCAGCATGTGAAACAGGAGCTCGCTGGCCTTTTCGTTTGCAGTTTCGCCGTAATTGCGTGTCACCGTGAGCCGCACGTCGTCCGGCAGAAGCGATCCGCGCAGCGCGTTGACGCGAACCATCACGGCATCTGCCACGGCAACTGCGCTCGTCCCCTTGCGCTTTGCCACGCTAATGGTCACGGCCGGTTCCAGCGCGGGCGCATCTGCGCGATGCGCTGCCCTGCCGTAACCGAAGAGCACGTAGTTGGTTGGCCGCGCCGGACCCTCATGTACTGAAGCCACGTCTCCCACACAGATCGGCCGAGCCCCTACCACCGAGACCACAACGTGAGATACATCGGCGGCGCTCCGGAGGTATTCGCCGGCGTCCACCGCGATCTGCGCATTGCTCTGTGTAAAGGCGCCTGCTTGCGACCGCTGGTTGGCGTGGCGGATCGAGTCGGCAACTGCCAGCGGCGTCACATGGAACGCTGCGAGCCGCGCGGCGCTCAGGTCAACCAGCAGCCTCCTTCGTGGGCCGCCGATGATGCGCGTCGCCGACACATCCGGCGTCTGCTTGATCGTCTCTTCGAGGCGTGAAGCAAGCAGGCGGAGCTGGTAGGCCGAACTGTTGGCGCTGTGGAGCGTTATCGCCAGCACCGGAACATCATCAATAGAACGAGCCTTGATGATGGGAAGCGAGGCGCCGGGGGGAATGATGCTGTAATTGGACTGCAGCTTTTCGCGAAGGCGGACAAGGCTTGCGGTTTCATCTTCACCGACGCGGAAGCGGACAGTAACCAGCGACTGGCCAGGTGAGGAGGTGGTGGTGATGTACTCCACTCCAGGAATTTCCCACAGCAGCTTCTCCATGGGTACGCTGACCCGCCGTTCGACCTCGCGTGCAGTGACACCCGGCATCGTAACGATCACGTCCATCATCGGTACGATAATCTGTGGCTCTTCTTCCCGAGGAGTTTTCAGGACGGCGAAGAGACCGAGGGCTAACGAGGCAATGATTATCAGCGGCGTGAGACGCGAGTTGATGAAGGCCGCGGCAATGCGGCCGGCGATACCGTCACGCGGCTGCGCCGGGCCTACGGCGCCGTGCTGCCGTTCGTGACTCATTGCTGTACCTTCGCGCCATCGCGAAGTCCCTCGACCGGAACGGCAACCACCCGTTCGCCTGCATTCAGGCCCGAGCTTACGGCGACGAGCTTGCCAACCCGTTCGCCGGTCTCCACAAGCCTTAGATGCACGATGCCGGCCGCCGCGACCATCACAAACCTCAGCCCCTGCCGCGACATGACCGCGGCTTGCGGCACAAGGATCTCGCGCCGTGCTCCAATGACGAACTTCGCCCGGCCAAACGCGCCCACGGCACCATCGTACGAGTTCGGCAGGTCTATCTTGACCGCGAACGTATGGCTGGTGTTGTCACCCTCCGGCGCGATCTCGGCAACCGGCGCCATGACCCATGAACCGCCTCCAATGCTGAGCGGTACCAGGCTCCCCGCGGCGATCCGACCCAATACACGTTCCGGCGCTTGCACCAGGAGGCGCAACCGCCCACCTTGAACCGTCAGCAGTGGCACGCCCGGCACCGCCATCGCCCCTGGGTCCGCCATCCGCTGCGCCACGACGCCGTCAAACGGCGCGGTTATTCGGGTGTACGTCGAGGTGACCACGGCTGCATTCAGCGATGCCGCCGATTGTGCGAGCTGCGCCCGAGCGCTGATCACCTCCTGCCGACGCACCTGGACCTGCATCGCGATGGCCCGAGATTGCTGCAGGGCTGCTCTTGCCGATTTCAGGCCGGCGCCGGCTTGCGCCACGGCCTCTTGAGCGGCACGCACGTCTTCGGCGCGGCTGCCCTCAGCCGTCAGGCTCTGTGCCTGCTGCGCCGTTTGCCATCGCGCCTGAGCGACCTGGAACTGGCTCCGACTTTCATCCATGGTTTGGTCCGAGATCGCCCCCTCGTCATGCAGCTGCGTCATGCGCATCAGGTTTTGCTGTGCCAGCGCAAACGATGCATGCGCCTCGTTAACGGCAAGGGCTGCCTGGGCGCGTTCCTGTGGCCGCGGACCAGCGGTGGTGCGCTGAAGGCGGGCCTCAGCCGCGCTCATTGCGGCCGCTGCCTCGTTGACGTGCGCGGCCGCATCGGCAATGCCGGCCACGCTGGTTGCGGCCTCCATTGCGGCCCTCACATGCGCCATCTGCAAACCGGCTCGCGCCGTGTTCACGTCAGCCGTCGCCTGCGCCTCGGCAGCTGTGAGGTCGCGGCCATCCAGGGTCATCAGAAGCTCACCGCGCTTCACCCGTTCACCCATGTGGACCATCACCGCCGTGACGCGGGAGGTGATGCGCGATGAGAGATCGGCCCGCTGCTGCGCTTCAACGGTTCCTGATGCCGTGACGTACTCCGGCACCCATGTCGCCGCTGCGGCCGCTGTGATGACCGTGGTGACCGGAGCGGTAACTGCGGGGGCCGCATGCGCCGAAGTCGATTCCATTCGCAGCAAGGTGAAGAGGCCCACGGCGACAAAAACGGCGCCGGAAGCCGCCGCCACTTTACGGCCCGGCCGCGAAAGGGGCCGTTGAGAATCGGTAGTTGGGTTTCCAACTGTCATTGCAACCTCCATATCCGAAACCGTCGGTCTGCCAATCCGCGACGAGGCACAAGCAGCGAACGGCAGGGCTCACCCGCGCGGCTGATTCCGGCGGATGCACTGCAGAAGAAGAAGCACACTCGCATCCTCGATCTGGTAGAGCACAAAGCTGCCGTTGCGCTGTGCGCGCAGCACATGCTGGTCCTTGAGGATTCGCAGCTGCTGGCTGACCACGGCCTGGGGTGCGGCTGCTGCGTCGGCGATCTGGGTGACGTTGCGCGGCCCGCCTTCGTGTTCGAGGAAGTCGAGTATTCGCAACCGTATCGGATGTGCGACCGCGCGGATCATAGGCGCTACGCGTTCAAGGGTGGCCATATCAATGAGTTCGTTGGTCATATTCTTCCTGGAGCAACTGAATATCAGCATATCTCAATATTCATATATAGTATGCATGAGTGCGCCGAATAGTTCCCATTGAATCGGCGCCAAGTCGCACATAACCGCGACTGGAGGTGCTGCGCCGGCCATAGCGACGCCACGAAAACCTGGCTGACCCCGCCGTCATCCAGGATAGCGTCGAGTCAACGGCGTTTGATGGTTCCGGATCTGCCGGCTCACCCGCAGGCGCGGTGGCGTCGGACGAACCCTCCGCCATCGTCGGATTGCGGCGCGCCCATGCGTCCCGCACGACCAATATGTTTCACTGCCGGATGGGCGAATGGGAGGTACGGGACAAGCTGGGGTTGTTTGGCGTTACCCCGTATATGAGACACATCGACTTTTGTTCAGGCGCCGCGGCCTATAGGCGGCACTGGCGCAGCCACAAGCCACGTGCCCGGCGCGGCAGCTTCCAGAAACGCCCGCGCCGCGCTGGCCTGGTCCAGCAGCTTTTCGTCCGCGGGGCTGTGACCGCTTACGGGCGTGTCCCACTGCGCTGTGTACCAGCCGGATCGGCGGCGCCCGGAGGTGTGCAGCCAGAGGAGCGCGCGCAGTGTCACCTGTCTCCAGTTGGCATCGCCATCGGCCCGGTACAGCGCTTCGAATCCCTCCAGCAGCAGGTGTGCGAATGCGCCGCCATCTTTGACGCCACCCGTGACCGGGTCGATCCAGCGGCCTACAGCCGCGCCGCCGCTCTGTTCGGCCAAAGCGAGAAAGCTGTGGTGGTTCGTGATGCGCCACAACGCGCATTCGGCGCGAATCATGAGCGCTGTGTTGTACGACCATTCGGTTTTGTCGACAGTGCCATCGGCATTCACATGGTCGAAGTAGAGTCCCGTGGCGTCACGCAGGTTTGCACGCGTCCAGCCTTCCAGGCGCTCACCGGCCGCCAGATCCCTGGCCTTGTGCGTAAGCTTGTATAGTTCGAGTGCGCCCACAGCCGCCGGTGCATTTGAGCACGTGTTTTTCGATTTCCGGTCGCGCTCGCGCCACCAGATGCCGCCGCGAAGTGCGGAGTCTTCGCCGCTCAGCACGAATCGGAGGGTCTTCTCCGCTCGCAGCAAATCCGCGGGGCGGTGCGCGATGCTGTACGCCTCGATCAGGTCGAGCGTCATCCACGCGTTATCGTCATAGTAACAGTCGGGCGGCTTTGGGAGCGGCAGCACATCGTAGCCTCCGAGTGGCCGGTCACTGCGCCAGTAGGCGTCCAACCCGCGTACGCAGCGGTTCATCCGCCCGGCTTTGCGCGAATCGAGACGTGCGGCAGCCGCCAGCGCAGCGAGTTGAACACCGCATCCCCACATAAATGCCGGGTGCTGCGGTGCGCCACGGGTGGAGGCGTCGGCATAGAGCGGACCGCTACCTATGAGGAACGACCGGTCGATCCGTCGCTCCAGGCGCCCGCCCCAGCGAGCGAGTTCCGAGCGGCCCGGCGGTTTCGGCGTCTGCGACCTGGGCGGCGCTGCGGCTGCAGTCAGAGGCGCAATAAGCAACAGGAGGAGGAGGAAGGCTGTGCGGCGGTATACTGGCATTGGGTTGCATGGGAGCGCTCAGCAGCCATCAGCACGTTGCCATGCGAGCAAACCACCGCGGAGCGGCGCGAAGCACCACGCTCTTTATAATCACGGCGGTACTCCTGATTCTGCTTGCGGCCGGCGGCGTTGCAACCGTAATTGTACTGCGTGTTCTGCACCCGTCGCGCTCGTTCCTGAAGAACACCCTCATCGAGGAAGCCCGGCCGATCTACCAGCGCGATATCGAGCGGATGAGCGCCATTCGCCCGGCTCAGGAGCCGAGGCTGACGTTGGGGCATATCGATTGTGTGATTACGCCAACGGGTAATGTACAGTACCCGTGGTCAGGCACGCTTACCGTCTTCTCGGCTGCGTATGGCGGTCCATCCGGAGCGCATCCGGGTGGAAAGCTTCCCCCGCCGCGCACGTACCGGTTCCGCTGGCACGATCGACGATGGACCCAGGAAACGGCTGGTGCAGGAGGCTGACACGATCCGCTGGATCGAGCGCGGCACACATGTCGAATGCGCCCGCGGGCTCGCAGGTACCTTCCCATTCTCCGTCCAACCTCTCCGCGTCCGGCTGGTTGAACCTCCTCGCCGGTAGCGATACTCTAAAGCGTGGCCGGCAACGCTCTCTTCTACGGAACCAATGA
This DNA window, taken from Armatimonadota bacterium, encodes the following:
- a CDS encoding efflux RND transporter permease subunit; amino-acid sequence: MSHERQHGAVGPAQPRDGIAGRIAAAFINSRLTPLIIIASLALGLFAVLKTPREEEPQIIVPMMDVIVTMPGVTAREVERRVSVPMEKLLWEIPGVEYITTTSSPGQSLVTVRFRVGEDETASLVRLREKLQSNYSIIPPGASLPIIKARSIDDVPVLAITLHSANSSAYQLRLLASRLEETIKQTPDVSATRIIGGPRRRLLVDLSAARLAAFHVTPLAVADSIRHANQRSQAGAFTQSNAQIAVDAGEYLRSAADVSHVVVSVVGARPICVGDVASVHEGPARPTNYVLFGYGRAAHRADAPALEPAVTISVAKRKGTSAVAVADAVMVRVNALRGSLLPDDVRLTVTRNYGETANEKASELLFHMLIAVVSVTLLIAVVLGIRESLVVAIAIPVTLALTLLVFYLYGYTLNRITLFALIFSIGILVDDAIVVVENIVRHYRMPAGTHASPIAAAVRAVDEVGNPTILATFTVIAAILPMAMVGGLMGPYMRPIPVGASAAMLFSLAVAFIVTPWAAYRLLHKSPTHEPPRMEAPGREEDRTDRLTRLYRAIMVPLLRSTRARLAFFTLVGLLMVGAVALLFTKSVIVKMLPFDNKNEFQIIVDMPNGTTLEQTAAAARALGDYVARIPEVSNYQLSIGTSSPFNFNGLVRHYYMRDKAWQADIQVNLVPKADRRAGSHDIVKRIRPDIARIARNWGVRVKVAEVPPGPPVQETLVAEVYGPTAESRLAAAARIKQIFTTTAGVTDVDWTVDDAQPTWQFHVDREKAALSGVDSAEIAQTLQLALGGQEVGLAHDPEAREDVPLDVRLSRNDRSGIAALESLNVAGSNGSMVPLGELVHARRIAADTSRYRKNLLPVIYVTGDVTGRQESPVYAILAMNPRLAALRFPGGARMNILSIRQPRSTDHLSMKWDGEWQITYEVFRDLGIAFAGVLVIIYILVVGWFQSFTTPLVIMAPIPLTLIGILPAHAALGAFFTATSMIGFIAGAGIIVRNSIILVDFIDLRLRQGMPLEQAVIDAGVTRFRPMLLTAAAVIVGSSVILFDPIFQGLAISLMAGEVASTLISRFTVPVLYFGMKRRQSGAAA
- a CDS encoding efflux RND transporter periplasmic adaptor subunit; its protein translation is MTVGNPTTDSQRPLSRPGRKVAAASGAVFVAVGLFTLLRMESTSAHAAPAVTAPVTTVITAAAAATWVPEYVTASGTVEAQQRADLSSRITSRVTAVMVHMGERVKRGELLMTLDGRDLTAAEAQATADVNTARAGLQMAHVRAAMEAATSVAGIADAAAHVNEAAAAMSAAEARLQRTTAGPRPQERAQAALAVNEAHASFALAQQNLMRMTQLHDEGAISDQTMDESRSQFQVAQARWQTAQQAQSLTAEGSRAEDVRAAQEAVAQAGAGLKSARAALQQSRAIAMQVQVRRQEVISARAQLAQSAASLNAAVVTSTYTRITAPFDGVVAQRMADPGAMAVPGVPLLTVQGGRLRLLVQAPERVLGRIAAGSLVPLSIGGGSWVMAPVAEIAPEGDNTSHTFAVKIDLPNSYDGAVGAFGRAKFVIGARREILVPQAAVMSRQGLRFVMVAAAGIVHLRLVETGERVGKLVAVSSGLNAGERVVAVPVEGLRDGAKVQQ
- a CDS encoding DUF2892 domain-containing protein, with amino-acid sequence MYVERSLRLIAGVAVTATVLAALLVNRWWLVVTLLVGINLLQSGFTDWCPMKWLLERRRKLA
- a CDS encoding helix-turn-helix transcriptional regulator; this encodes MTNELIDMATLERVAPMIRAVAHPIRLRILDFLEHEGGPRNVTQIADAAAAPQAVVSQQLRILKDQHVLRAQRNGSFVLYQIEDASVLLLLQCIRRNQPRG